A single genomic interval of Rhizobium leguminosarum bv. trifolii WSM1325 harbors:
- a CDS encoding short-chain dehydrogenase/reductase SDR (PFAM: short-chain dehydrogenase/reductase SDR; NAD-dependent epimerase/dehydratase~KEGG: smd:Smed_3585 short-chain dehydrogenase/reductase SDR), with protein sequence MSAARFSLKGRRVLVTGGSSGIGRAVALGLAEHGAELILHHFGNETGAREVARATGGTAPVLEADFTDGRATRAFADEVLGTYGPIDILIANAAIEHRRPWQELDEAHVNAHVASNFSALLTLTAKLVPPMAERGWGRVVATGSIMAVRPRAETVVYASLKAAQLTAIRSIARETGHRGVTLNVVSPGAIEIEANAARYGDPAFRKAVAAKIPMGRPGQPQDLVGAFVFLCSDAASYVTGANIPVDGGWSIGDAPGNLPHAAG encoded by the coding sequence ATGAGCGCCGCGCGCTTCTCACTGAAAGGCCGGCGCGTGCTGGTAACCGGTGGCAGTTCCGGCATCGGCCGGGCTGTTGCGCTTGGCCTTGCGGAGCATGGAGCGGAACTGATCCTGCATCATTTCGGCAATGAGACGGGTGCGCGTGAGGTGGCCCGGGCGACCGGCGGCACAGCGCCGGTACTGGAAGCAGACTTCACCGACGGGCGTGCGACGCGGGCTTTTGCCGATGAAGTGCTGGGAACATACGGCCCGATCGATATCCTCATTGCCAATGCCGCCATCGAACATCGGCGGCCCTGGCAGGAATTGGATGAGGCGCATGTCAACGCCCATGTGGCATCGAATTTTTCGGCGCTGCTGACGCTGACGGCAAAGCTGGTTCCACCGATGGCCGAGCGGGGCTGGGGCAGGGTCGTCGCCACAGGCAGTATCATGGCGGTGCGGCCGCGGGCGGAAACGGTTGTTTATGCGTCGCTCAAGGCGGCGCAGTTGACCGCGATCAGGTCGATTGCGCGCGAAACCGGCCATCGCGGCGTCACGCTGAATGTGGTTTCGCCGGGTGCGATCGAGATCGAAGCCAATGCCGCGCGCTACGGCGACCCGGCGTTCCGCAAAGCGGTAGCCGCCAAGATCCCTATGGGCAGGCCGGGCCAGCCGCAGGACCTGGTTGGGGCGTTTGTTTTTTTGTGCAGCGATGCTGCCAGCTACGTTACGGGTGCAAATATCCCGGTCGACGGAGGATGGTCGATCGGAGACGCGCCCGGGAACCTTCCGCACGCTGCCGGGTGA
- a CDS encoding GntR domain protein (PFAM: GntR domain protein; regulatory protein GntR HTH~SMART: regulatory protein GntR HTH~KEGG: bps:BPSS2073 GntR family regulator protein): MTEIPERKPVFTAKPPNPSRLADGVSDAIAAALFDGRISPGEPLPPEGEIAREFGVSKPIAREALRQLTAAGLIFTQQGKVARAKALSGDSMDKIYGYAVRSSLKRLREANEMRRVVETGIARLAAERRDPEGLDIMRQGLAGMLASVQEPSGFTAADILFHLGLAVTTGNYMIRVHMESMRSVQREVSELFSRRANRSDADWRATIDRHQAIYDAIAVGDADLAEQKIREHFEAADIASLEVADKLKDAER; encoded by the coding sequence ATGACTGAAATTCCCGAAAGGAAACCCGTTTTCACCGCCAAGCCGCCCAACCCTTCGCGGTTGGCGGATGGGGTGTCCGATGCGATTGCCGCCGCACTCTTTGATGGACGCATCTCGCCTGGCGAGCCGTTGCCGCCCGAAGGGGAGATCGCCAGGGAGTTCGGTGTCTCGAAGCCGATCGCCCGCGAGGCGCTTCGCCAGCTGACGGCAGCCGGGCTGATCTTCACCCAACAAGGCAAGGTTGCCCGCGCCAAGGCGCTGAGCGGCGACTCGATGGACAAAATCTACGGCTACGCGGTGCGTTCCAGTCTCAAGCGGCTGCGCGAAGCCAATGAAATGCGCCGCGTCGTCGAGACGGGAATTGCCCGGCTCGCTGCCGAACGTCGCGATCCGGAAGGTCTGGATATCATGCGGCAGGGCTTGGCGGGCATGCTGGCTTCCGTGCAGGAGCCTTCCGGCTTTACCGCCGCCGATATCCTGTTTCACCTTGGCCTTGCCGTGACGACGGGTAATTACATGATCCGCGTGCACATGGAGAGCATGCGTTCCGTGCAGCGCGAGGTGTCGGAATTGTTTTCACGTCGCGCCAATCGCAGCGACGCTGACTGGCGGGCAACGATTGACCGGCATCAGGCGATCTACGATGCAATTGCAGTTGGTGATGCCGATCTCGCCGAGCAAAAAATCCGGGAGCATTTCGAAGCTGCCGACATTGCCTCGCTCGAGGTGGCCGACAAGTTGAAAGATGCCGAGCGATGA
- a CDS encoding Mandelate racemase/muconate lactonizing protein (PFAM: Mandelate racemase/muconate lactonizing protein~KEGG: bbr:BB4687 putative mandelate racemase), with protein sequence MDSVQRSTGQAILISDVVAHPLSQTLPKPTVTSWGTYHKVSMVLVEVRTDAGIVGVGEVLARFSPKAYAELIETSLKPRLIGQDARNIGALWQSMRRSLSGRAGGMLIEAIAGVDIALWDIMGKAAGMPIAKLLGGIGREAIEVYAAAVNWVDDAEADRELERYIGEGFPRIKVKMANPVREACRRIERLRKRAGDDIELCVDANWAYDLDQAIEVGRALSANGYFWFEEPLAPENEQGYVELRKRCDVPLAAGESNFTADQAQRLVANRTLSILQPDVARAGGISETRRMADYAALHDVGYAPHIGMSGIICETASAHLAAALPNFRVMECECDLSPFKRDLADLAPGCLRQKNGRLDVPTRPGLGIEIDWGAVKRLRIQ encoded by the coding sequence ATGGATTCTGTGCAACGTTCGACCGGACAGGCGATCCTCATTTCAGATGTCGTCGCCCATCCGCTCAGCCAGACGCTGCCCAAACCGACCGTCACGTCCTGGGGCACCTATCACAAGGTCTCGATGGTTCTCGTCGAGGTGCGCACCGATGCCGGCATCGTCGGCGTCGGGGAGGTTTTGGCCCGGTTTTCGCCCAAGGCTTATGCGGAACTGATCGAAACCTCGTTAAAACCACGGCTGATCGGACAGGACGCACGCAATATCGGCGCGCTCTGGCAATCCATGCGGCGCTCGCTGTCAGGCCGCGCCGGCGGCATGCTGATCGAGGCGATCGCTGGCGTCGATATTGCGCTGTGGGACATCATGGGCAAGGCCGCCGGCATGCCGATCGCCAAGCTGCTTGGCGGCATCGGCCGGGAAGCGATCGAGGTCTATGCCGCCGCCGTAAACTGGGTCGACGATGCTGAGGCGGATCGGGAACTGGAGCGCTATATCGGCGAGGGATTCCCGCGCATCAAAGTCAAGATGGCCAATCCCGTCAGGGAAGCCTGCCGGCGCATCGAACGGCTGCGCAAGCGCGCCGGCGACGATATCGAACTCTGTGTCGATGCCAACTGGGCCTATGATCTGGACCAGGCGATCGAAGTCGGCAGGGCGCTTTCGGCCAACGGCTACTTCTGGTTCGAGGAGCCGCTGGCGCCGGAAAACGAGCAAGGCTACGTAGAACTTCGCAAACGCTGCGACGTGCCGCTCGCAGCCGGAGAGAGCAACTTTACCGCCGATCAGGCGCAGCGTCTCGTCGCCAACCGAACCCTTTCAATTCTGCAGCCGGATGTCGCGCGTGCCGGCGGCATATCCGAAACACGGCGTATGGCCGACTATGCCGCCCTGCACGATGTGGGCTACGCCCCGCATATCGGCATGTCCGGCATTATCTGCGAGACGGCCAGCGCGCATCTGGCGGCCGCCCTTCCGAATTTCCGGGTGATGGAATGCGAATGCGATCTTAGCCCCTTCAAGCGCGACCTGGCCGATCTGGCGCCCGGCTGCCTACGCCAGAAGAATGGCCGGCTCGACGTGCCGACACGGCCGGGTCTCGGCATCGAAATCGATTGGGGCGCCGTCAAACGGCTCCGCATACAGTGA
- a CDS encoding hypothetical protein (KEGG: sgl:SG0242 hypothetical protein) — MTTSVPSSTADMMEAMRLAMLRADPALSRFDPLPRILSFDDFSRGHCGWSQLVGNYEDSLDVMLPGFAQHSSAMLSTLGHWDAGSHGGMDSSYALKIATKAKPGAQNVAIKRHTFRKRGPIRFEIFFTFKPEATELKLSETDVRSIGFLFDLQCGDRDGDGERVMPHLRFLNALDGKHLQKWQYKRETTSFTAIGREDKTVSHYHLAPEGWLDLPDGEQRLCYNEIPTKVNWSYMRFDFDLASMKATGLQCNDRNFDVSGFESIRIPAMKNLWCMLNFCLFAETDVAKRAFLYVDSICISGDF; from the coding sequence ATGACGACATCAGTCCCCTCTTCCACAGCCGACATGATGGAAGCCATGAGGCTCGCCATGCTTCGCGCAGATCCGGCGCTCAGCCGTTTCGATCCTCTGCCGCGCATCCTGTCCTTTGACGATTTTTCGCGCGGGCATTGCGGCTGGTCACAGTTGGTCGGCAATTACGAGGACAGCCTCGACGTCATGCTGCCCGGCTTTGCCCAGCACTCGAGCGCCATGCTCTCAACGCTCGGGCATTGGGATGCAGGATCCCACGGCGGTATGGATTCGTCCTATGCGCTGAAAATCGCCACAAAGGCGAAACCCGGTGCGCAGAACGTTGCAATCAAGCGCCATACCTTCCGCAAGCGCGGGCCGATCCGCTTCGAGATTTTCTTCACGTTCAAGCCGGAGGCGACGGAACTGAAACTATCGGAAACCGACGTGCGATCGATCGGCTTCCTGTTCGACCTGCAATGCGGTGATCGCGACGGAGACGGCGAGCGGGTTATGCCACATCTGCGCTTTCTCAACGCACTCGACGGCAAGCACCTGCAGAAATGGCAGTACAAACGTGAGACCACGTCCTTCACCGCCATCGGCCGGGAAGACAAGACCGTTAGCCACTATCACCTGGCGCCTGAAGGCTGGCTGGACTTGCCGGATGGTGAACAACGGCTCTGCTACAACGAGATCCCGACGAAGGTGAACTGGAGCTATATGCGCTTCGATTTCGACCTCGCCTCCATGAAGGCGACCGGCTTGCAGTGCAACGACCGGAATTTCGATGTGTCCGGCTTCGAGTCGATCCGGATTCCGGCGATGAAAAACCTCTGGTGCATGCTGAACTTCTGCCTGTTCGCCGAGACGGATGTCGCCAAGCGTGCCTTTCTCTACGTCGATTCCATCTGCATTTCAGGGGATTTTTGA